In the Desulfotignum balticum DSM 7044 genome, one interval contains:
- a CDS encoding Crp/Fnr family transcriptional regulator, producing the protein MTGIDILKTIPLFSGLSDDQLKILSSIAVRLTFKRGDMIFHDGDKGDGIYIVETGKIKVFKLSLDGKEQILHIFGPGHTFGEVPVFQGKSFPASSMTLEPSDIIFLPRDRFVELITTTPALSMNMLADLSRRLRAFTIQIEALSLKEVPARLAAYILTLSKEQKNPVRVRLPISKAQLSNLIGTTPETISRMLKKMGDTGLILVQTKTIDILDKEGLIELSESGRLQ; encoded by the coding sequence GTGACCGGTATCGATATTTTAAAGACCATTCCCCTTTTTTCCGGATTGTCCGATGATCAGTTGAAAATCCTATCCAGCATTGCCGTCCGACTGACTTTCAAACGTGGAGACATGATTTTTCACGACGGTGACAAAGGCGATGGCATCTATATTGTCGAAACCGGAAAAATAAAAGTCTTCAAGCTGTCTTTGGATGGCAAAGAACAGATTCTCCATATTTTCGGCCCGGGTCACACGTTCGGAGAAGTGCCGGTATTTCAGGGCAAGAGCTTTCCCGCTTCATCCATGACCCTGGAACCCTCGGATATTATTTTTTTACCCCGAGACCGGTTTGTTGAACTGATTACCACCACTCCGGCCCTGAGCATGAACATGCTGGCCGATCTTTCCAGACGGCTGCGGGCCTTTACCATCCAGATCGAAGCGCTGAGCCTCAAGGAGGTGCCGGCCCGGCTGGCTGCATACATATTGACATTATCCAAAGAACAGAAAAACCCTGTCCGGGTCCGTCTTCCCATCTCCAAAGCCCAGCTTTCCAACCTTATCGGCACCACACCGGAAACCATCTCCAGAATGCTCAAAAAAATGGGGGATACCGGTTTGATACTAGTGCAGACAAAGACCATCGACATTCTGGACAAAGAAGGCCTGATAGAACTGTCTGAATCCGGCCGGTTACAATAA